A genomic region of Pongo pygmaeus isolate AG05252 chromosome 7, NHGRI_mPonPyg2-v2.0_pri, whole genome shotgun sequence contains the following coding sequences:
- the TRIM55 gene encoding tripartite motif-containing protein 55 isoform X2, whose protein sequence is MSASLNYKSFSKEQQTMDNLEKQLICPICLEMFTKPVVILPCQHNLCRKCASDIFQASNPYLPTRGGTTMASGGRFRCPSCRHEVVLDRHGVYGLQRNLLVENIIDIYKQESTRPEKKSDQPMCEEHEEERINIYCLNCEVPTCSLCKVFGAHKDCQVAPLTHVFQRQKSELSDGIAILVGSNDRVQGVISQLEDTCKTIEECCRKQKQELCEKFDYLYGILEERKSEMTQVITRTQEEKLEHVRALIKKYSDHLENVSKLVESGIQFMDEPEMAVFLQNAKTLLQKISEASKAFQMEKIEHGYENMNHFTVNLNREEKIIREIDFYREDEDEEEEEGGEGKREGEGEVGGEAAEVEEVENVQTEFPGEDESPEKASELSQVELQAAPGALPVSSPEPPPALPPAADAPVTQIGFEAPPLQGQAAAPASGSGADSEPARHIFSFSWLNSLNE, encoded by the exons ATGAGTGCATCTCTGAATTACAAATCTTTTTCCAAAGAGCAGCAGACCATGGATAACTTAGAGAAGCAACTCATCTGTCCTATCTGCTTAGAGATGTTCACGAAACCTGTGGTCATTCTCCCTTGTCAGCACAACCTGTGTAGGAAATGTGCCAGTGATATTTTCCAG GCCTCTAACCCGTATTTGCCCACAAGAGGAGGCACCACCATGGCATCAGGGGGCCGATTCCGCTGCCCATCCTGTAGACATGAAGTGGTTTTGGATAGACATGGGGTATATGGACTTCAGAGGAACCTGCTGGTGGAAAATATCATTGACATCTACAAGCAGGAGTCCACCAG GCCAGAAAAGAAATCCGACCAGCCCATGTGCGAGGAACATGAAGAGGAGCGCATCAACATCTACTGTCTGAACTGCGAAGTACCCACCTGCTCTCTGTGCAAGGTGTTTGGTGCACACAAGGACTGCCAGGTGGCTCCCCTCACTCATGTGTTCCAGAGACAGAAG TCTGAGCTCAGTGATGGCATCGCCATCCTCGTGGGCAGCAACGATCGAGTCCAGGGAGTGATCAGCCAGCTGGAAGACACCTGCAAAACTATCGAG GAAtgttgcagaaaacagaaacaagagcTTTGTGAGAAGTTTGATTACCTGTATGGCATTTTGGAGGAGAGGAAGAGTGAAATGACCCAAGTCATTACCCGAACCCAAGAGGAGAAACTGGAACATGTCCGTGCTCTGATCAAAAAGTATTCTGATCATTTGGAGAACGTCTCAAAGTTGGTTGAGTCAGGAATTCAGTTTATGGATGAGCCAGAAATGGCAGTGTTTCTTCAG AATGCCAAAACCCTGCTACAAAA AATCTCGGAAGCATCAAAGGCATTTCAGATGGAGAAAATAGAACATGGCTATGAGAACATGAACCACTTCACAGTCAACctcaatagagaagaaaagataatACGTGAAATTGACTTTTACAGAG aagatgaagatgaagaagaagaagaaggcggagaaggaaaaagagaaggagaaggagaagtggGAGGAGAAGCAGCAGAAGTGGAAGAGGTAGAAAATGTTCAAACAGAGTTTCCAGGAGAAGATGAAAGCCCAGAAAAAGCTTCAGAGCTCTCTCAGGTGGAGCTGCAGGCTGCCCCTGGGGCACTTCCAGTTTCCTCTCCAGAGCCACCTCCAGCCCTGCCACCTGCTGCGGATGCCCCTGTGACACAG
- the TRIM55 gene encoding tripartite motif-containing protein 55 isoform X1 codes for MSASLNYKSFSKEQQTMDNLEKQLICPICLEMFTKPVVILPCQHNLCRKCASDIFQASNPYLPTRGGTTMASGGRFRCPSCRHEVVLDRHGVYGLQRNLLVENIIDIYKQESTRPEKKSDQPMCEEHEEERINIYCLNCEVPTCSLCKVFGAHKDCQVAPLTHVFQRQKSELSDGIAILVGSNDRVQGVISQLEDTCKTIEECCRKQKQELCEKFDYLYGILEERKSEMTQVITRTQEEKLEHVRALIKKYSDHLENVSKLVESGIQFMDEPEMAVFLQNAKTLLQKISEASKAFQMEKIEHGYENMNHFTVNLNREEKIIREIDFYREDEDEEEEEGGEGKREGEGEVGGEAAEVEEVENVQTEFPGEDESPEKASELSQVELQAAPGALPVSSPEPPPALPPAADAPVTQGEVVPTDSEQTTESETPVPAAAETADPLFYPSWYKGQTRKATTNPPCTPGSEGLGQIGPPGSEDSNVQKAEVAAAATSERAAMSGKETSAPAATSQELVICLVLLAFLILHYIWSQIQCLIFTLMDWI; via the exons ATGAGTGCATCTCTGAATTACAAATCTTTTTCCAAAGAGCAGCAGACCATGGATAACTTAGAGAAGCAACTCATCTGTCCTATCTGCTTAGAGATGTTCACGAAACCTGTGGTCATTCTCCCTTGTCAGCACAACCTGTGTAGGAAATGTGCCAGTGATATTTTCCAG GCCTCTAACCCGTATTTGCCCACAAGAGGAGGCACCACCATGGCATCAGGGGGCCGATTCCGCTGCCCATCCTGTAGACATGAAGTGGTTTTGGATAGACATGGGGTATATGGACTTCAGAGGAACCTGCTGGTGGAAAATATCATTGACATCTACAAGCAGGAGTCCACCAG GCCAGAAAAGAAATCCGACCAGCCCATGTGCGAGGAACATGAAGAGGAGCGCATCAACATCTACTGTCTGAACTGCGAAGTACCCACCTGCTCTCTGTGCAAGGTGTTTGGTGCACACAAGGACTGCCAGGTGGCTCCCCTCACTCATGTGTTCCAGAGACAGAAG TCTGAGCTCAGTGATGGCATCGCCATCCTCGTGGGCAGCAACGATCGAGTCCAGGGAGTGATCAGCCAGCTGGAAGACACCTGCAAAACTATCGAG GAAtgttgcagaaaacagaaacaagagcTTTGTGAGAAGTTTGATTACCTGTATGGCATTTTGGAGGAGAGGAAGAGTGAAATGACCCAAGTCATTACCCGAACCCAAGAGGAGAAACTGGAACATGTCCGTGCTCTGATCAAAAAGTATTCTGATCATTTGGAGAACGTCTCAAAGTTGGTTGAGTCAGGAATTCAGTTTATGGATGAGCCAGAAATGGCAGTGTTTCTTCAG AATGCCAAAACCCTGCTACAAAA AATCTCGGAAGCATCAAAGGCATTTCAGATGGAGAAAATAGAACATGGCTATGAGAACATGAACCACTTCACAGTCAACctcaatagagaagaaaagataatACGTGAAATTGACTTTTACAGAG aagatgaagatgaagaagaagaagaaggcggagaaggaaaaagagaaggagaaggagaagtggGAGGAGAAGCAGCAGAAGTGGAAGAGGTAGAAAATGTTCAAACAGAGTTTCCAGGAGAAGATGAAAGCCCAGAAAAAGCTTCAGAGCTCTCTCAGGTGGAGCTGCAGGCTGCCCCTGGGGCACTTCCAGTTTCCTCTCCAGAGCCACCTCCAGCCCTGCCACCTGCTGCGGATGCCCCTGTGACACAG GGGGAGGTTGTACCCACTGACTCTGAGCAGACCACAGAGTCTGAAACTCCAGTCCCTGCAGCAGCGGAAACTGCGGATCCCTTGTTTTACCCTAGTTGGTATAAAGGCCAAACCCGGAAAGCCACCACCAACCCACCTTGCACCCCAGGGAGCGAAGGTCTGGGGCAAATAGGGCCTCCAGGTTCTGAGGATTCGAATGTACAGAAGGCAGAAGTGGCAGCAGCTGCAACGAGTGAGAGGGCAGCTATGAGTGGTAAGGAAACTAGTGCACCTGCAGCTACTTCTCAG GAGTTAGTAATCTGCCTAGTGCTTTTGGCTTTTCTTATACTTCACTACATCTGGAGTCAGATTCAGTGCTTGATTTTTACTTTAATGG